CGCGCGCTGGTTCAGCCAGACGGAAAGGGAGGTCGGAGCATCCTCCAGTGTCTGCCGCCGGATGACACCGCAGCGATAACCCAGCCTGTGCAGCCGGAGGCCCATATCGGCATCTTCCGTCACATTATACGGGTCCCATCCTCCCACCCGGCGTAACACGGCGGTGCGAAAATGGTTGGAGGTGCCGCCAAGCGGCAGCGGCAGCTTGCACGCTGCAAGAACGGGCAACATGCAGCGGAAAAGGCCGGAATATTCCAGTGCGAAACAGGCGCTGAGCCAGGAGGAGCTGGCATTGCTGATAATAAGCGGCGCCTGCACACAGGCCACCTCGTCCGGCTGGTCGCGGAAGGCGGCATAGGCCTCGCGCAATTGCAGCGGATGCGGCCGGTCCTCGGCGTCGTAAACGGCAACGAAAGTGCCACGCGCGCCGGAAAGCGCATAGGTCAGGGCCTTGGGCTTCGTGCGTGGCATGGATGGCGGCACCCTGACGATCTCGATATGCGGACCGGGATTTATCCGCTGGATGGCCTCGATCGTCGCTACGTCGTCTGCCTCGCAGACGAGCTTGATATCGAGCCGGGATTTGGGCCAGTCCAGCCGCTCCAGCGCATGAATGAGCTGCTCAACGACCGCCTCTTCGCGATAAAGCGCCACAAGAATAGTGTAGACCGGCAGCTCCCCGTCCTGCTGGAGTGGTATGACGGTTTTCGCATCGTTTCCTTTTGGCGTATGGACGAGTGCAAACAACCTGAAAAGCAAGGTGGAGAGATAAAGTATCGTGAGGGTGACGTGAATATAGGTCATGGCCGCCTGCGTATAAAACAGAAGCGACAGAACGAGCAGGGTAACGAAAATGCCGCTGACAAAACCCTGCTCGCCATGCAGCGTGATCCTTGCGGAATGCTGCGGCGCCGCGTTGAAAAGCTGATGTCGCGTGTCTCGGCAGCGGCGTGCTTCGCCGGCCTTCCAGATTGCGCTGCGCATGGCCTGTGGCGTGGTCACGGCAAGTTCTTCGAGAAGATACGGACGCTGATCGAGGATGCCTTTCAGCAATTCCATTCTTGCCAGTTCCGGCACGATCAGCAGCACTGGCTTACCATTCAGCGGTGTCAACCGCAGGAGCCGTGGTTCGGCTAGTTGCGCGTCCAGGTGATTGATGTCTGCCACACGACCCGGATCGATTTCCGGTCGAAACGGCAATCGCAACAATCTGGCAAAAGCACCGTAATACGCATCCGCATCGACCAGGCCGCTCGCCAGCAATTCGTCTTCCACGGTTGAGCCGTTTTTGAGGGCCTGCTCTTCGAATGCAGCGATGTAAGGCTTGCCGAACCCCAGCGAAGAGAGAAAGCGTGTTGGTCCGTGCTCGTCCGGTTCGGGCGCTGTCCAAAGCGGATTGTCGCCGATGAGCGAAAACGCAATTTTTCGCCCCGCTGACGTCGTGCGGAACGATTCTCGTGTATAGTGCCTAAAATAATCCATGCATCGCCGCCGCCGCCATGGTAACGCCCTGCTTCTTGCTACGGACAGTATAGATGAGAATGATGAATGTAACGCGAAATATAGTTATTGGTTTTACTTTAGCTGTCGCTTTACAATTCGGTGGTAATTTGGGAGAACTTCACGCGGAAGGTCTCTCGGACAGAAACCGCATGCCGGTGCTGTTTGATGCGCAGGAGCGGTTTCCGGGTGGCGATCTGTCCTCCGTGCCCCGGATCAGGTTTTTGATGTCGGTCGATTTCCCACCCTTCAATTTTACCGATCAGGAAGGCCGGCTTGCCGGTTTTCATGTCGATCTGGTGCGCGAAATCTGTGCCCAGCTGAAGGTTGAGAGCAAATGCCAGGTGCAGGCACTGCCGTTTGACGAGCTGGAGGCAGCGCTGGAAATGGGAGAGGGCGAAGCGGTGATTTCCGGCATTGCCACCACCGCCGATCTGCGAAAGAGTTTCACCTTCTCGCGACCCTATCTGCTGTTGCCCGCGCGTCTTGCCGTCAACAAGGCGGCGAAATTCACTGGCTCCGGCGCAGATGCCCTGTCGGGAAAGAAGGTGGGTGTGGTCACGGGCTCGCGGCACGAACAGATGCTCAAGGCATTTTTTCCCAAAGCCTCGGCCGAAGGCTTTAATGGTTACGAACCCATGTATGAGGCGTTGAAGACGGGCAAGGTGGACGCGGTTTTTGCGGATGGTCTGCGCCTGCCTTTCTGGGTTTCGGGAAGCGCGTCCGGTGCTTGCTGTGCGCTTTTCGGCGGACCTTATTTATCCGACAGATTTCTTGGTGAAGGCCTTTCCATCATGGCAGTTGATCCGGACGATGTGCTTGTACCGGCCTTTGATCAGGCGCTTGCCGCACTTTCGCGCAATGGCCGGCTGGAAGAAATCTACCGGCGTTATTTCCCCTACGGGCTTTATTAGAGAAATCCGGTTTCACTCCGATCTGCGCCCGGATGACGTTCTATTTGGCGGGCGCAAAGGCTTCTTCGTTGCGCCGCAATCGCAAAAGCGCGATCCAAACGGCGGCGGCGATGGCGGCTTCCACGAAGAAATAGCTGCCGATCGTTCCCGAAATGCTGAAGGACCAGGTGAGGAAGGCGACGATAACGGAGCCGATGAGATTGCCGCTGTTCCATATCTTGGCGCGGATATCCTGCCGTCCGGATGCGCCAAGCGCCTCAAGCGCGGTCGCCGCAACGGCCATCGGCAGCACGACCCAGCAAAGGATACGGGTGATGATCGGCAGCGAGACGTATTCGTCGCCGAACAGTAGCGGCAGGAAGGGTGCGATGATGAAGATGACCAGCGCGCTGCCGACTGCGATGACAAGCGCTGCCTTCAGTACATTATAAGCGCGCTCTATAGTCTTTCCGATACCCTGCAGGGCGGCTGAGGCCGACCCCGGATAGATCAGCCGGTTGAGAGCCTCGACGGAGAGGTAGGAGCTGTCGAGAATTCGCCGGGCAATGGAGTAGCTGCCCAGAACCTCGGCGCTGGCAACGGCACCGAGAACGAGAATATCGGCATTGCCACGCACGGCCTTGAACAGGAACTGGGTGGAAAACAGGATGCCGATGCGGATTTCATCGCGAACGATCCGGAAGACCGGCCGACCGAGCCTGCTGATCGCCTTCAGCGAAATCACTGCCGCAATCGTATGGGCAGCCAGGTTCCACAGGGCCCAGGCCTCCACCGTCTCCACCTTGAAGATGAGACAGGCGACCACGGCGGCAATTGTGCGGGCAACGGCGAACATCACTTCCAGCTTGTTGGCCGAGGCGAAGTCGGAATGGGCGATGAAGCTTTGGGTGGAAAGCGAAATGACTTTCAGAAGGATGAGGTTCGTGACCAGGATCACGAAAGTGGTGATGAGGGTATGCAGCAATGTTTCCGACGTCGGGAAAAACACCGGGATCGTGACCATGCCGATGATGGTCAGCACAATGCCGGTAGCGGCGCTCAAGAGATAGCTGTGGCCGAGCATCACGGGAAACATGCTGCGATCCTGCGCCACGCGGCGGATCAGCGATTCCTGCGAACCGAAACCACAAATCTGTACGCCGAGATTGGTCACGGCCGTGATCGAGGCATAGAGCGCGAATTGTTCCACGCCGAGATGGCGGGCAAGCAGGGCGAAGGTCAAAAGCTGGGCGGCGCTGGACATCAAAAGCGCCCCGCCGGATGCCATATAGGTCAATCCGAGTCTGACTAGATGGCTGAACCGCGGCGTATTCAACGACACCTTATTCTCCGTGCTTTCCGGCGTCGCCGGGCGAATTCAAGATAACTGCCGTGTTTTTAAACTTGATGAACTGAAAAACCCGGCAAGGGGGCAATAATTCGAAGGCCGTTGACCTCTATGAATGGCAGTTGCCCAGTCTTAGCCTTCTTGAGGTAAGAGAGGGTTAAAGCAATTGTATAATAATGATGATAATGACTGTTATGGTTATTTGGACATGGCCCGGTTTCAAAAAGGGTTTCGTTGTTCGTCACAAGGCAGGCCAATGATCCGATTATCCTTTTTCGATGTGGCCGACGATGCCGCCTTTTACTGATACGCAGTCCATTCCTGTACAAAGCAACAGCATGTCGCTTACGGGCGGCCGTCGCGACGCGATTTTTTTCGTCGTCACGATGCTTTATATCTGGATTTCCGTTGCGCCTTTCGAAAATCTTGCGGCTGCACCCGTGCCGCACGCCGCCGCAAACCAGCTGACCGGGCTGGTGATTGCGCTGATGCTGGGTGTTTTTGCCCTGCGTCATCGGCTGACGGGGCTTTTGTTGCGGCCGCGTCTGCCAATTCTGCTGTTGTTTTCCTGGCTGGTGATTTGTTCGGTGCTTGGCTCCCAGCCTAGCACTTCGCTGCAACGTTTGCTCTTTACGGGCCTTCTGTGCTTCATCACCAGTGTCCTCGTCGTCATGCCGCGCGACAGGCGGCAGTTCGACCGGATGATGGCCATCTTCGCCGTCATCCTGCTGGCGCTCTGCTACTTCGGGGTGATCTTCCTGCGCTCGCGCTCGATCCACCAGCCCTACGATCTCGATGAAACGGCGCTCGCCGGCGATTGGCGCGGTATCTTCAATCACAAGAATTCCGCCGCTCCGGCCATGATCATTCTCGTCATGATCGGGCTTTACCTGCGCAATAGCTGGTCGACGGTTGGCGGCATTGTCATCACGCTTCTGGCAGGGTTCTTCCTCTGGAAAACCAACGGGAAAACCGCAGCGATGCTGTTGCCCGTCACTGTCGCGCTGGTCTGGGTCATGGAAAGACATGCCGGTCGGACATTGCTGATGATCGGAGGTCTTCTGGCTTTCCTCAACATCCTCGCGGTCGGCTCCACCTATTTTCCGAGCATACGGCATGTGGTCGATAGTCTGGGGATCGATTCCACCTTTACCGGCCGAACGGATATATGGCGCCTGTCCTTCGACACGTTTGCGCAATCGCCGATCTTCGGGCAGGGTTTTCAGGCATTCTGGACGAGTGACCGGCTTCTGGCGCAGGCCGATACTGCCGGCACCTGGGCGGTCACCGCCTTCCATGCCCATAACGGCTTTGTCGAAAGCCTGCTGAATGGCGGCCTGCCGGCCTTTGTTCTCATCGTCATATGGCTCGTCATCATACCCGCAAACGATTTTCATATAGCTGTGAACAAGGGTACCGATCCGGCATTAACGCGGCTTTTTGCACGAATTTGGGTGTATGCACTGCTTTCTTCGTGTCTTGAGAGTAATTTCTTTACCGGAACCGGGCCTATCTGGTCTTCTCTACTGATTGCAATCTATTGTTTGAGGCATCAGGCGTACGACATACTTGAGCAGGGGCAGTAATTTGCAGACAGGCCGGGGGGCTTATGCATGACACAAAAAATCGGGACATTTGCAGACAGGATCAATAACCGGCTGGTGCAGTACTTTCCAGGACCGGCGGCGCTGATCAAAACGTCCGAACCAATCGTCTCCTTCACATTCGATGATGTGCCGGCGACCGCCTGGACAAAGGGCGCCCGCATTCTGGAAAGCGAGGGTGTTCGCGGGACATTTTATCTCGCAGGTACTTTTATCGACAAGCACTATGAACAGCAGGACATGATTTCAACCGAAGGCTGTTCGGAACTTGCAGCGGCCGGCCACGAGCTTGCCTGCCATACCTTTTCCCATCGCAAACTCTCGAGCTTTTCACGGCGCGGGCTTGAAGAGGATCTTGATCACAACGAAACCGTGCTGGGATCGTTCGCCGAAAACCGAGGCAGGCGGAATTTCTCCGTTCCTTTCGGCATGGCCTCGCC
This region of Agrobacterium tumefaciens genomic DNA includes:
- a CDS encoding glycosyltransferase family 2 protein → MDYFRHYTRESFRTTSAGRKIAFSLIGDNPLWTAPEPDEHGPTRFLSSLGFGKPYIAAFEEQALKNGSTVEDELLASGLVDADAYYGAFARLLRLPFRPEIDPGRVADINHLDAQLAEPRLLRLTPLNGKPVLLIVPELARMELLKGILDQRPYLLEELAVTTPQAMRSAIWKAGEARRCRDTRHQLFNAAPQHSARITLHGEQGFVSGIFVTLLVLSLLFYTQAAMTYIHVTLTILYLSTLLFRLFALVHTPKGNDAKTVIPLQQDGELPVYTILVALYREEAVVEQLIHALERLDWPKSRLDIKLVCEADDVATIEAIQRINPGPHIEIVRVPPSMPRTKPKALTYALSGARGTFVAVYDAEDRPHPLQLREAYAAFRDQPDEVACVQAPLIISNASSSWLSACFALEYSGLFRCMLPVLAACKLPLPLGGTSNHFRTAVLRRVGGWDPYNVTEDADMGLRLHRLGYRCGVIRRQTLEDAPTSLSVWLNQRARWYKGWLQSWLVMTRSPFTTARRMGWIAYIVFQLLIGGMLLSSLAHPLLFVSFAFMAMAIRENGADMLLSWQGILFFIDTLNIFGSYAIFVLMGRNRMIAHEKQQVGRRWLAIPLYWLMLSFAAWRAVVELKTKPFVWNKTPHMPFIRNKA
- a CDS encoding transporter substrate-binding domain-containing protein; translation: MPVLFDAQERFPGGDLSSVPRIRFLMSVDFPPFNFTDQEGRLAGFHVDLVREICAQLKVESKCQVQALPFDELEAALEMGEGEAVISGIATTADLRKSFTFSRPYLLLPARLAVNKAAKFTGSGADALSGKKVGVVTGSRHEQMLKAFFPKASAEGFNGYEPMYEALKTGKVDAVFADGLRLPFWVSGSASGACCALFGGPYLSDRFLGEGLSIMAVDPDDVLVPAFDQALAALSRNGRLEEIYRRYFPYGLY
- the uppX gene encoding Wzx-type polysaccharide biosynthesis protein UppX translates to MASGGALLMSSAAQLLTFALLARHLGVEQFALYASITAVTNLGVQICGFGSQESLIRRVAQDRSMFPVMLGHSYLLSAATGIVLTIIGMVTIPVFFPTSETLLHTLITTFVILVTNLILLKVISLSTQSFIAHSDFASANKLEVMFAVARTIAAVVACLIFKVETVEAWALWNLAAHTIAAVISLKAISRLGRPVFRIVRDEIRIGILFSTQFLFKAVRGNADILVLGAVASAEVLGSYSIARRILDSSYLSVEALNRLIYPGSASAALQGIGKTIERAYNVLKAALVIAVGSALVIFIIAPFLPLLFGDEYVSLPIITRILCWVVLPMAVAATALEALGASGRQDIRAKIWNSGNLIGSVIVAFLTWSFSISGTIGSYFFVEAAIAAAVWIALLRLRRNEEAFAPAK
- the uppY gene encoding Wzy-type polysaccharide biosynthesis protein UppY yields the protein MPPFTDTQSIPVQSNSMSLTGGRRDAIFFVVTMLYIWISVAPFENLAAAPVPHAAANQLTGLVIALMLGVFALRHRLTGLLLRPRLPILLLFSWLVICSVLGSQPSTSLQRLLFTGLLCFITSVLVVMPRDRRQFDRMMAIFAVILLALCYFGVIFLRSRSIHQPYDLDETALAGDWRGIFNHKNSAAPAMIILVMIGLYLRNSWSTVGGIVITLLAGFFLWKTNGKTAAMLLPVTVALVWVMERHAGRTLLMIGGLLAFLNILAVGSTYFPSIRHVVDSLGIDSTFTGRTDIWRLSFDTFAQSPIFGQGFQAFWTSDRLLAQADTAGTWAVTAFHAHNGFVESLLNGGLPAFVLIVIWLVIIPANDFHIAVNKGTDPALTRLFARIWVYALLSSCLESNFFTGTGPIWSSLLIAIYCLRHQAYDILEQGQ
- a CDS encoding polysaccharide deacetylase family protein — protein: MTQKIGTFADRINNRLVQYFPGPAALIKTSEPIVSFTFDDVPATAWTKGARILESEGVRGTFYLAGTFIDKHYEQQDMISTEGCSELAAAGHELACHTFSHRKLSSFSRRGLEEDLDHNETVLGSFAENRGRRNFSVPFGMASPVMQPLLRRRFKTARGIMPGINRGSIDPYNLAGVELRADQNYLDAADRWLEDVLQNGGWLIIFTHDVSQTPSFYGCPEDKLQSLVRRAASGGAKIMTVDAAATSLGL